In Streptomyces sp. NBC_00344, the genomic window CGGGAATCCGATGGACTCCGTGATCCGGTCCTGCGCATCGACCCGCCCGGACACCGCCTGCACCTCCACATCGTCCGGCCGCAGGTCACCCAGGACTACCCGCACCCGCAGGGAGAGCGTGGAGCCGAGCTCCGCGGTGCCGTTGACCGCGTTCGGTGCGAGGGCCTCCACATGGTCGACATGGACGTAGGGCCAGGCGGCGCGCACGCGGGCCTTCCAGCCGGCGAGATCCCGTGCGGTGGCGGGGCCCAGTTCCCGGTGCGCGAGAGCCGCGGGTGCATAGAGCCGCTCCACGTATTCGCGCACCATCCGCCCCGCCAGGACCTTCGGACCCAGGGTGACCAGGGTGCTGCGGACCATCTCGACCCACCGTCCGGGAAGCCCGCCGTCCGTCCGTTCGTAGAAGCGCGGTGCGACCCGGTCCTCGATCAGTTCGTACAGCGCGGCGGATTCCAGCTCGTCGCGCCGGTCCTCGTCCATTCCCGAGCCGTCGGCCGTCGGGATGGCCCAGCCGAAGTCCGGCTCGAACCACTCGTCCCACCAGCCGTCGAGAACCGAGAGATTCAGACAGCCGTTGAGCGCGGCCTTCATGCCGGAGGTACCGCAGGCCTCCAGCGGGCGCAGTGGGTTGTTCAGCCAGACGTCGCAGCCCGGATAGAGCCTTTCGGCCATCGCCATGCCGTAGTCCGGCAGGAAGACGATGCGGTGGCGCACCCGGGGATCGTCCGCGAACCGCACGAGTTCCTGGACCAGCCGTTTGCCGCCGTCGTCGGCCGGATGGGCCTTGCCGGCGACGACGATCTGGATCGGCCTGGTCGGATGGAGCAGCAGCTCCATCAGCCGGTCGCGGTCGCGCAGCATCAGAGTGAGGCGCTTGTACGAGGGGACCCGCCGGGCAAAGCCGATGGTCAGGACATCGGGATCCAGGACTCCCTCGATCCAGCCGAGTTCGGCTTCGGACGCGCCGCGCCCCCGCCAGGACGCGTGCAGCCGGGTGCGGACCTCGGCGACGAGCTGTTCCCGGAGGGTCCGCCGGAGCTGCCAGATCTCCGCGTCGGGAATCTCCGCGAGGCCGTCCCAGCGTTCCGAGCCACCGACCGCCAGGGCCTGCTCGGCGCGTTCGGCCCCGATCTGCCCTGCGCCCAGCCGGAAGACCTCGGGCGCCACCCAGGTAGGGGCGTGCACGCCGTTGGTGATGGAGGTGATGGGCACCTCTTCGGGGTCGAATCCCGGCCACAGTCCGGCGAACATCTCCCGGCTCACCGCGCCGTGCAGCGTGGAGACGCCGTTGGCGCGCTGCGCGAGCCGCAGCCCCATCACCGCCATGTTGAAGAGGTTCGGCTCGCCGCCCTGATAGGACTCCATGCCCAGCTGGAGCACCCGCCCGACATCGACACCCGGCAGCTCTCCGTCGTCCCCGAAGTGGTGGGCGACCAGCTCGCGGTCGAATCGGTCGATGCCGGCCGGTACGGGGGTGTGGGTCGTGAAGACCGTACCGGCCCGCACCGTTTCGAGTCCGGAGTCGAAATCCAGTCCCTCTGCCGTGAGTTCACGGATCCGCTCGAGACCGAGGAATCCGGCGTGGCCCTCGTTCGTGTGGAACACCTCGGGGGCGGGATGCCCGGTGAGGCGGCAGTAGGAGCGCAGGGCCCGTACTCCGCCGATGCCGAGCAGCATCTCCTGGAGGAGCCGGTGTTCGCTGCCGCCGCCGTAGAGCCGGTCGGTGACATCACGCTCACGCGGTTCGTTCTCCTCGACGTCGGAGTCCAGCATCAGCAGCGGCACCCGGCCCACCCGGGCCCGCCAGATATGGGCGCGCAGCGAGCGGCCGCCGGGCAGCGCGAGAGAGATCAGGCTCGGCGAGCCGTCCTCCTCGCGCAGCAGGCTCACCGGCAGCTCGTCGGGGTCGAGCACCGGATAGTGCTCCTGCTGCCAGCCGTCCCTCGAGAGGGACTGCCGGAAGTAACCGTGCCGGTAGAGCAGACCGACACCGATGAGCGGTACCCCGAGATCGCTGGCTGCCTTCAGATGGTCACCGGCGAGGATGCCGAGGCCTCCGGAGTACTGCGGGAGCGCCGCGGTGACACCGAATTCGGGCGAGAAGTATCCGATGGCCGCGGGCAGCCCGGCGGACTGCTGCTGATACCACCGCTCGTCATGCAGGTAGGCGTCCAGGTCGGCGGCCGCGGAGCCGAGCCGCCGCAGGAACGCCCGGTCGGCGGCCAGCGCGGCCAGCCGCTCGGCGCGCACCGCGCCGAGCAGCCGTACGGGGTCGCCGCCTGCGGCCTGCCAGCCTTCGGGGTCGACTGCCTTGAAGAGATCACGGGTCCCGGCGTGCCAGGACCAGCGGAGGTTGCGGGCGAGCTCGCCCAGTGGGAGCAGCGGCTCGGGGAGGACGGGGCGGACGGTGAATCGACGAATGGCCTTCACGTGTTCCACCTTCGCAGGGGATATGCACATCCAAGGGGACGCACAACGGTGTGCGCCCGCACTTCACCCCCGACGGTAGCGGTAGCCGTCCTCCGCAACCACGGCGCAAGCGCGCACCGGCAGGTCCCGCCCGCGCGCCGGTCGCGCTCAGATCACAGGCGCACCGAGGGACTCAACTGTGTAGGGCGAGCCCTGGTTGACCGTACGCGGGTCGAACGCCCCGGCCGCTGCGTACCGCTTCGCGATGGCGTCGAGCTCGGCGGCCGGAATGACGTCCCGGATGTCGGTGAACCCGCCCGGTGCCCGCTCATGAGCCAGCTTGATGACGACCTCCGGCCCCAGCTGCCGGTTGGCGCGCTGCAGTTCCGTCATCACCGGCCTGCGTTCTGCCTCGTAGTCGGCCAGCGCGTCGGCGGGGGAGTGGTGGGCGGCGAGGGCGTGCGCCAGCGCGCGGGCGTCGATGACGGACTGGGTCGCCCCGTTGGAGCCGATCGGGTACATGGCGTGGGCGGCGTCACCGATCAGGGTGATACGGCCGCGGGTCCAGCGCTCCAGCGGCTCCCGGTCCACCATCGGATACTCGAATGCCTCATCGGCAGCACGGACGACCTCGGCCACATCGACCCCGTCGAAGGTCCAGCCCTCGTAGTGATGGACGAACCGGCTGACCGGGACCGGCCGGTTCCAGTCACCCCTGAACCGGCCGGCCGTGGCATCGCCGGGCCGTGCCAGGGCCCAGTTGACCAGGACCCGGCCCTCACCGTCGGGCTCCGACATCGGGTAGACCACGGCTTTCTGGCGGTCGTCGCCTGCGATCAGCATGAATGCGGCAGCCCGTTCCGCGGGCATCCGGGAGACACCGCGCCAGACCAGCATCCCGTTCCACGGCGGATCGCCCTCGAACGGGTTGAGCGCGGCCCTGACCACCGAACGGATGCCGTCCGCGCCGACCAGTACACCGGGGGCCAGAGAGGCACGGCCCCCCGGCCCCTTCGACCGGCACTCCAGTTCGATCCTGGCCCGGCCGTCCGGCAAGTGCTCCACGGCTGTCACCCGGGCGCCGGGAATGAGGGCACGTGCGCCCAGCCGCTCCCGTACCGCTTCGGCGAGCACCGCCCGGAGGTCACCGCGGGGCATCGAGAGCTGCGGCCAGCGGTAGCCCGCGGTCCGGCCACGCGGCTCGCGGGAGATCAGGCCGCCGCTGCGGTGGTAGTAGCGCAGCTCACGGGTGCGTACCGCGGTCCCCTCGAGGCGCTCCAGCAGACCGAGCGCGTCCAGCTCCCGGACCGCGTTGGGCATGATGTTCAGCCCGGCGCCGACCGGCCTGCTCTCCAGGGCCGCCTCCACCACGGTCACCTCGGTGAACCCGGCCGCGTGCAGACTCAGGGCCGCGGTGAGCCCGGCTATCCCGCCGCCGGCGATCACGATCTGGGTCATCATCAGTCTCCTCTGGCCTCAGGCGGAGGTGCGTGGACGGGTGGAACGGCGCACCAGGGTTTCGTTGTCCCTGGTCAGATCGAGCACCGAGCGCAGCAGCTCGACCGGGGCCCCGCCGCTCCCCTTCTCGTAGAGCCGCACCTCGTCGCTGTACGCCTTACGGGCAATCGTGAAGTGACGGGCCCGGAAGGTCTTGAGGGTCCGCAGCACCCTGGCGAGCGACACCGCCGACGCCGTGAGCTGCGGGGGCAGCCGCTCCATGCCTTCCCAGCTGACCGCGGCGGACAGCTTGCTGACAGCCGACGGGCTGCCCGCGTGCCTGGCGTGGAAGGCCCGCCAGGACGGCAGGCTGTAGGGCACCGACTCGTCGATGAAGGAGGCGTACCGCGCTCCCGGCCTGTCCGACTGCCAGAGCGTCATATCGACGAGCCAGAGGGGCACCTGCGCGGCGGCGGGGCCGAGCAGGCCGCATCCGCCGACGTCGATCTCCTCGAAGTACGGGCGCAGCACCTGCGCGAAGTAGACCGGCGAGACATGGGCGACGGTGTGGTCGATGGAGTCCACCATGGCCCGGACGTGCTCGTCCGTGCGGTCGAGCGCGTGGGCGAAGGCCGGGTCGTAGGGTTCGAGTCCGGTGAGCTCCTCGCAGGTGTCCAGAGTGGCCACCAGGTCGGGGAAGACCATCCGGACGGCGTCCTGCAGACAGCCCTCCATGGGGTCGCCGGTGTACATCCGCTGCCGCCGGCCCGCCGGGTTCCAGGTCGTGTAGTGGTGCACGGTGTCCCGCGGGACCATTGCGGTGCGCCGGCCGAGTTCGCCGAGCACGGGCAGCACGCCGGGTACGGCCGCGCAGGGCTCGGTGCCGTGCCGCTTCAGGGATCCGAGGAACATACCGAGGTCCCGCATCGCGGCCAGGGATCCGACGGTGTTCAGGGTGGCGATCCGTTCGGCATCCGGCGTCAGCTCACGCAGCGCCGCGGTGAGGGCCGGTACGTCGGCCGCCCGGTTCATCGCGGGCAGCATCCGGCAGAGCGCGTCGGCTGCGAGCGGATCGGCCTCACAGATCTCGGCTATCCGGTACAGCGGTTCCCGGCGGCGGGTGACCAGGTCATGAACGGACGAGACGGACAAGGGAGTTCCTTCGGGGATGAGGCGGGGATGAGAGAGGAGCGGAACGTGCGGTCGACCGGTCAGCGCACGCCGCGGCGCTCGGATGCCGTGTCCGGGTCCGGGCGCCGGGCGGGCTGTGTGCCGACGGGCTCCGGAAGGCGCAGCCGCAGGGTGAGCGGTACGGCAACGGCCGCGAACGCGGCGCCGGTGAGCAGCGCCGCGCGGAAGCCCGCGGTGGCGTCGGTGTGTGAGGACGCGACGGCGACCAGCACCGCGAGACCGAGCACCGCACCGAACTGCTGGCTGGTGTTGATGAGTCCGGAGGCCAGTCCGGTCTCCTCGGGCGCCGCCTCCGCGGTGGCCGCCACATTGGTCGTGACCATGACGAGCGGCAGCGCGGCGCCGAGCACCAGGCTGGGTGCCAGCACCGTGCTCGCGAAGGTCCCGTCGGCGGAGAGTGCCAGGCCGAGCCAGAGCATGCCGGCGAGCAGCAGGGTGAAGCCGGCCGTCATGGTGGTGCGAAGTCCGAACCGCTGGACGATCCGTCCGGTCTGCGGTGCCACCGCCACGACCACCAGCGACAGTGGCAGCAGCCCCAGACCGCCGGTGAGCGGCGACTCGCCGATCACCGACTGCAGGAAGAGGCTCACCAGGAAGAACATCGGGAAGAGTGCCATCTGGGCCAGTGCGCTGAGGACGTTGGCGCGGCGGAGCGCGGGACGGCGCAGTACGGCGGGCGGCAGCAGCGGCCTGGCCGCACGGGGCTCGACCGCCGCGAAGACGGCGAGGAGTCCGGCGCCGGCCACGGCCGCGAGGAGGGTACGCGGTGATGTCCAGCCGTACGTGCCGACGCCCACCAGCGCGTAGGCGATCAGCCCCAGGCCGCCGGTGGCGCTCAGCGCGCCCGCCAGGTCGATACCTCGGTCGGTGCCGGGTTTGCCGTCCCCGGCGATGCGCGGTGCGAGCGCGGCGAGCACCAGGGCCGCGACCACATTCAGCCAGAAGGTGGAACGCCAGCCGAAGGCCGATGTGAGCACTCCGCCGAGCACCGTACCGAGCACCCCGCCCAGCCCTCCCATGGCGGCGAACGCCCCCAGCGCCCGGTGCCTCGCGGGTCCTTCGGGGAAAAGGACGAGCAGCAGGGCGAAAGCTGCTGCCGCCGCCAGGGCCGCACCCGCTCCCTGGACGGCCCGTGCGGCGATGAGGAGTTCCGGGCTGCCCGCGAGGCCGCCCGCCGCCGACGCGGAGGCAAGCAGGCCGAGACCACTGATGAACAGCCGCCGGTGGCCCAGCAGATCGGCGGTGCGCCCGCCGAGCAGCAGCAGTCCGCCGAAGGTGATCAGATAAGCGTTGGCCACCCAGGACAGACCTGCCGAGCCGGAACCCAGATCGCCGCCGATCGAGGGCAGTGCGACGTTGATGATCGCGGTGTCCAGGACGAGCAGCAGTTGGGTGGCGGCGAGCAGCGCGAGGGCGGCCCCTGGTCTGCGGGTCATGCGCGGGCGGCCCGCCCCAGGCTGTAGCCGTCGAGACAGTGCCTGGCCAGCCGTACGCAGGCGTCCGTGTCGCCCTCCCATGCCTGCTGGGTCAGATAGACGTGCGGCGCGCCGTGGTAGAAGCGCTCGTACTGCTCATGGCGGCCGGCGAACTCCGAACCGAGGGCGTCCCAGGCGAGCTTGAGTAGTTTGATGCGCTCCTCGGCAGAGTGCCCCGGGGAGCGGATGTACTTGGCGACCAGCGGTCCGATCTCGGGATGCAGCAGATCCTGCGCCGACGCGGGCAGCTGGATGAGTCCGCCGCCTGCCAGCGTCCTGATCTCCTGGAGTGCCTGCGGGTACAGCTCGCCCGCCATGATGCGCTGCGCATAGGAGATGTCCTTGCCGGGCATCACACCGCCGCGTCCCCCGTCGACCTCTTCGCAGCAGACCTCGGCGGCGAGCACGAATGCCTTCGCCTGGGCGACCTTGCCCATCAGACGGCCGATCGCCTGGGTCACGGGCGGCAGGTCGAACGTGTTGTTCGCCCTGGTGATCAGGATGGCGATGCCGGTGAGGAATTCGAGCTTGGTCCAGAACCTGGTGGCCGCCTGGTGCACGAAGTTGACGTAGGCCGGGGTCTTCCACCACATGCCGAAGCCGGCGTCCACGTTCCGGTAGGTGAGCACGTTCTCCCAGGGCACGAAGACGTCCTCGCAGATCAGCAGTGCGTCGTTCTCGTCGAAGCGTGAGGAGAGCGGGTTGTCGAAGACACTGCGCGCACCGGCCTCGTAGGAGGTGCGTGAGATGAACTTCAGGCCAGGGGTGTCGATGGGGAGCGAGAAGGTGAGCGCGTGGTCGATGTCCTGCGGAGCGAGCGGCTCGATGGTCCCGACGATCACCTCGTTGCCGAACACCGCGGCGGTGCCGATCATCTTGGCACCGCGTACGACGATTCCGCCGTCCTTCTCCGCCACGACCCGCACCACCAGATCGTCCTCCTCCTGCTCCGAGGCGGATCTGGTGCGGTCGGTCTGCGGATTGGTGATGGTGAACGCCGGATAGAGATCGCCCTGGGCGAGCCTGCGGTGGTAGGCCAGGACATTGGCTGCGCCGTCGAAGGTGTCCGTGGTGAAGAGCTGCGGTGCCGCGGCGAATCCGGCGGCGCCACCCGCCATGTAGTCCGGGGTGCGGCCCAGGAATCCGTAACTCGCCTCGGCCCACACCTTGTACGCGGTGCGCCTGGCCACCAGGTCCTGGTGGCTGCGGGGGATCAGATAGGCCCGGTGGACCCCTTCGTGGGTGAGTTCCGCCGAGTGAGCCGAGTCGTGGGCCAGGTCGTACAGGCCTGCGATGGACGCGGCGGTGTTACGGAAGGCCGGGTGCGCTGTCACGTCCTTGACGCGCTCCCC contains:
- a CDS encoding monodechloroaminopyrrolnitrin synthase PrnB family protein gives rise to the protein MSVSSVHDLVTRRREPLYRIAEICEADPLAADALCRMLPAMNRAADVPALTAALRELTPDAERIATLNTVGSLAAMRDLGMFLGSLKRHGTEPCAAVPGVLPVLGELGRRTAMVPRDTVHHYTTWNPAGRRQRMYTGDPMEGCLQDAVRMVFPDLVATLDTCEELTGLEPYDPAFAHALDRTDEHVRAMVDSIDHTVAHVSPVYFAQVLRPYFEEIDVGGCGLLGPAAAQVPLWLVDMTLWQSDRPGARYASFIDESVPYSLPSWRAFHARHAGSPSAVSKLSAAVSWEGMERLPPQLTASAVSLARVLRTLKTFRARHFTIARKAYSDEVRLYEKGSGGAPVELLRSVLDLTRDNETLVRRSTRPRTSA
- the glgP gene encoding alpha-glucan family phosphorylase; this translates as MKAIRRFTVRPVLPEPLLPLGELARNLRWSWHAGTRDLFKAVDPEGWQAAGGDPVRLLGAVRAERLAALAADRAFLRRLGSAAADLDAYLHDERWYQQQSAGLPAAIGYFSPEFGVTAALPQYSGGLGILAGDHLKAASDLGVPLIGVGLLYRHGYFRQSLSRDGWQQEHYPVLDPDELPVSLLREEDGSPSLISLALPGGRSLRAHIWRARVGRVPLLMLDSDVEENEPRERDVTDRLYGGGSEHRLLQEMLLGIGGVRALRSYCRLTGHPAPEVFHTNEGHAGFLGLERIRELTAEGLDFDSGLETVRAGTVFTTHTPVPAGIDRFDRELVAHHFGDDGELPGVDVGRVLQLGMESYQGGEPNLFNMAVMGLRLAQRANGVSTLHGAVSREMFAGLWPGFDPEEVPITSITNGVHAPTWVAPEVFRLGAGQIGAERAEQALAVGGSERWDGLAEIPDAEIWQLRRTLREQLVAEVRTRLHASWRGRGASEAELGWIEGVLDPDVLTIGFARRVPSYKRLTLMLRDRDRLMELLLHPTRPIQIVVAGKAHPADDGGKRLVQELVRFADDPRVRHRIVFLPDYGMAMAERLYPGCDVWLNNPLRPLEACGTSGMKAALNGCLNLSVLDGWWDEWFEPDFGWAIPTADGSGMDEDRRDELESAALYELIEDRVAPRFYERTDGGLPGRWVEMVRSTLVTLGPKVLAGRMVREYVERLYAPAALAHRELGPATARDLAGWKARVRAAWPYVHVDHVEALAPNAVNGTAELGSTLSLRVRVVLGDLRPDDVEVQAVSGRVDAQDRITESIGFPLKPSGGPDLEGNWLYEGPLALDRTGPYGYTVRVLPAHRLLATGAELGLVALPTEATGEGAGVLLR
- a CDS encoding 4-hydroxyphenylacetate 3-hydroxylase family protein, whose amino-acid sequence is MTRSGQEYIESLRDGREVWIDGERVKDVTAHPAFRNTAASIAGLYDLAHDSAHSAELTHEGVHRAYLIPRSHQDLVARRTAYKVWAEASYGFLGRTPDYMAGGAAGFAAAPQLFTTDTFDGAANVLAYHRRLAQGDLYPAFTITNPQTDRTRSASEQEEDDLVVRVVAEKDGGIVVRGAKMIGTAAVFGNEVIVGTIEPLAPQDIDHALTFSLPIDTPGLKFISRTSYEAGARSVFDNPLSSRFDENDALLICEDVFVPWENVLTYRNVDAGFGMWWKTPAYVNFVHQAATRFWTKLEFLTGIAILITRANNTFDLPPVTQAIGRLMGKVAQAKAFVLAAEVCCEEVDGGRGGVMPGKDISYAQRIMAGELYPQALQEIRTLAGGGLIQLPASAQDLLHPEIGPLVAKYIRSPGHSAEERIKLLKLAWDALGSEFAGRHEQYERFYHGAPHVYLTQQAWEGDTDACVRLARHCLDGYSLGRAARA
- a CDS encoding MFS transporter — its product is MTRRPGAALALLAATQLLLVLDTAIINVALPSIGGDLGSGSAGLSWVANAYLITFGGLLLLGGRTADLLGHRRLFISGLGLLASASAAGGLAGSPELLIAARAVQGAGAALAAAAAFALLLVLFPEGPARHRALGAFAAMGGLGGVLGTVLGGVLTSAFGWRSTFWLNVVAALVLAALAPRIAGDGKPGTDRGIDLAGALSATGGLGLIAYALVGVGTYGWTSPRTLLAAVAGAGLLAVFAAVEPRAARPLLPPAVLRRPALRRANVLSALAQMALFPMFFLVSLFLQSVIGESPLTGGLGLLPLSLVVVAVAPQTGRIVQRFGLRTTMTAGFTLLLAGMLWLGLALSADGTFASTVLAPSLVLGAALPLVMVTTNVAATAEAAPEETGLASGLINTSQQFGAVLGLAVLVAVASSHTDATAGFRAALLTGAAFAAVAVPLTLRLRLPEPVGTQPARRPDPDTASERRGVR
- a CDS encoding FAD-dependent monooxygenase; translated protein: MTQIVIAGGGIAGLTAALSLHAAGFTEVTVVEAALESRPVGAGLNIMPNAVRELDALGLLERLEGTAVRTRELRYYHRSGGLISREPRGRTAGYRWPQLSMPRGDLRAVLAEAVRERLGARALIPGARVTAVEHLPDGRARIELECRSKGPGGRASLAPGVLVGADGIRSVVRAALNPFEGDPPWNGMLVWRGVSRMPAERAAAFMLIAGDDRQKAVVYPMSEPDGEGRVLVNWALARPGDATAGRFRGDWNRPVPVSRFVHHYEGWTFDGVDVAEVVRAADEAFEYPMVDREPLERWTRGRITLIGDAAHAMYPIGSNGATQSVIDARALAHALAAHHSPADALADYEAERRPVMTELQRANRQLGPEVVIKLAHERAPGGFTDIRDVIPAAELDAIAKRYAAAGAFDPRTVNQGSPYTVESLGAPVI